A stretch of Paenibacillus sp. URB8-2 DNA encodes these proteins:
- the xerD gene encoding site-specific tyrosine recombinase XerD — translation MKSTLQDFLQYLSREKNVSPSTLESYGRDVSQFLDFAAGRGVETPDEFRKPLITLYLGGLKAAGRAAATINRNTVSIRAFFHYLLKERLIAADPTLEMEAVKPEKKPPVILSLDEVERLLAAPDVSTAHGLRDKAMLELLYATGIRVSELVMLDAGDVQTALRFARCSGSGGKERVVPIGVIASESVEAYLKSSRDKLLREDKDEPALFLNSLGGRLTRQGFWKMIKKYAKEANIRQDITPHTLRHSFAAHLLEGGADLRSVQQMLGHADISTTQMYSGIARGNMKEVYERHHPRAR, via the coding sequence ATGAAGTCAACATTACAGGATTTTTTACAATATCTTTCCCGTGAAAAAAACGTATCGCCCAGCACTCTGGAATCCTACGGCCGCGACGTCTCCCAGTTCCTTGACTTTGCCGCAGGGCGGGGCGTCGAAACGCCGGACGAATTCCGAAAGCCGTTGATAACGCTCTATCTCGGCGGACTTAAGGCGGCAGGCCGGGCGGCTGCGACGATTAACCGGAACACGGTCTCGATCCGTGCCTTTTTTCATTATCTGCTTAAAGAACGGCTGATCGCCGCGGACCCCACGCTAGAGATGGAAGCGGTAAAGCCGGAGAAGAAACCGCCCGTGATTCTCAGCTTGGACGAGGTGGAGCGGCTGCTGGCAGCGCCCGACGTCTCCACCGCACACGGTCTGCGGGACAAGGCGATGCTTGAGCTGTTGTATGCGACAGGAATCCGTGTATCGGAGCTGGTTATGCTTGATGCGGGCGATGTGCAGACCGCGCTAAGATTTGCTCGGTGCTCCGGCTCTGGCGGCAAGGAGAGGGTGGTTCCGATCGGAGTCATTGCTTCCGAATCCGTAGAGGCCTATCTTAAGAGCAGCCGGGACAAGCTTCTTCGCGAAGATAAGGATGAACCGGCACTGTTTCTGAATAGTCTCGGCGGCAGACTGACCCGGCAAGGGTTCTGGAAAATGATCAAAAAATACGCGAAGGAAGCGAATATACGCCAGGATATTACCCCGCATACGCTGCGGCATTCGTTCGCCGCCCATCTGCTTGAGGGAGGAGCCGATCTGCGCTCCGTACAGCAGATGCTCGGACATGCCGATATATCGACGACGCAAATGTACAGCGGCATCGCGCGCGGGAACATGAAGGAAGTATATGAAAGACACCATCCCCGGGCGCGGTAA
- a CDS encoding YqzK family protein, which translates to MIISVPKTLRRLLFIVIFVALSCLFYNIMDLLHSWMGPVPDPDIPEGSAVRAFSGIQPGGGAMNPAERLRLYYWYGE; encoded by the coding sequence ATGATCATTTCTGTACCCAAAACGCTTCGGCGGCTCCTTTTTATTGTGATATTTGTCGCGCTGAGCTGCCTGTTCTATAATATAATGGACCTGCTTCACAGCTGGATGGGTCCTGTGCCCGATCCGGATATTCCGGAAGGTTCGGCGGTGCGGGCGTTTAGCGGGATTCAGCCCGGGGGCGGGGCGATGAATCCGGCGGAGCGGCTGCGCCTGTATTACTGGTACGGAGAATGA